The Apium graveolens cultivar Ventura chromosome 11, ASM990537v1, whole genome shotgun sequence genome has a window encoding:
- the LOC141695627 gene encoding uncharacterized protein LOC141695627 — MKIPILKKADYFTWRVKVLMFLEAIDDAYIDIINHGPPYPQKVVAMTPTVPEHYIRKKKSEWVIPCKTANYIWDALETQCHGTLTISKNRRVVLVQKYEQFDAKPDKTIIHIYDRFMTLLNDMSLVRNEYDMEDSNTKFLRDLPKEWDTQTSIIRHKYNLDLLSLDKVYGMLKTHDLEIQQRKSRKGQKMKVVSLNVEINKGKERVSGN, encoded by the exons ATGAAGATTCCAATCTTAAAAAAGGCTGACTACTTCACATGGAGAGTAAAGGTGCTCATGTTTCTTGAAGCCATTGATGATGCTTATATTGATATAATAAATCATGGACCACCTTATCCTCAAAAGGTTGTGGCCATGACACCAACAGTTCCTGAGCACTATATAAGGAAGAAAAAAtctgaatg ggtgatTCCTTGCAAGACTGCCAATTATATATGGGATGCATTGGAAACTCAATGTCATGGAACACTGACaatctcgaagaatagaagggtTGTTCTTGTGCAAAAGTATGAACAGTTTGATGCTAAGCCTGATAAAACAATCATTCACATTTATGACAGATTTATGACACTGTTGAATGATATGTCATTAGTTAGAAATGAATATGACATGGAAGATTCCAACACCAAGTTTCTAAGGGATCTTCCTAAGGAATGGGATACACAGACATCCATTATCAGACATAAGTATAATCTTGATTTACTATCACTGGATAAAGTCTATGGGATGCTGAAAACCCATGATTTGGAGATCCAACAAAGAAAGAGCAGGAAGGGTCAGAAAATGAAAGTTGTTTCTCTAAATGTTGAAATTAACAAAGGTAAGGAAAGGGTCAGTGGAAATTGA